The region GTGCCAAGTTTGGCCGATGATCCGCAGGCTGGTTTCGAGCCAAGTGCCGTTGCTAATAGCAAAGAGCTACGCAAAATGGATCGCTTTATTGTGCTTGGTTTGGCTGCTGCCGCCGAGGCACTTCAGCAAGCCCAATGGCAACCACAAACTACGGAAGCCCAAGAGCGCACTGCAACCTTGATCGCCTCATGCGTTGGTGGATTTTCGACCATTACCCAAGCGGTACGCACTTTAGATAGCAAAGGTCCGCAACGACTCTCGCCGTTTACCGTACCAGCCTTTTTGATCAACTTGGCAGCAGGCCATATTTCAATTCGCTATGGTTTTCGTGGGCCAATCGCTGCTCCAGTCACCGCATGCGCCGCCAGTTTGCAAGCGATTGGCGATGGTGCCCGCTTGATTCATAGTGGCGAGGCCGATGTTGCGGTTTGTGGTGGCACTGAAGCAGCGCTTGATCCCGTTAGTTTGGGCGGGTTTGCCGCCGCCCGTGCCTTAGCTACCGAGTTTAACGATCGCCCAAGCTTGGCCTCGCGCCCATTCGACCAAGCCCGCGATGGCTTTGTAATGAGCGAGGGTGCTGGCGTTTTGGTTTTGGAAGATTTAGACCATGCCTTAGCTCGTGGGGCAACGCCATTGGTTGAGCTAGTTGGTTATGGCACAACTGCCGATGCCTACCACATCACCTCTGGCCCCGAAGATGGCTCAGGCGCGGCGCGAGCCATGCGCTTAGCTTTACGTCAAGCCCAAATCTCAGCTAGCGATGTTCAACATCTCAATGCCCATGCCACCTCAACCCAGGTTGGCGATCGCGGCGAACTTGCGGCAATTAAACAAGTATTTGGCGAGAACTCTGGATTAGTCGTGAGCGCTACCAAATCTTCAACCGGCCACTTACTAGGAGCAGCGGGAGCAGTTGAGGCGATTTTCACAGCGTTAGCGATTCGCGACCAAATTGCACCAGCCACATTAAACTTGGAAGATCCTGATCCAGCGAGTGTGGGCATCGATTTAGTAGCCAAAGAACCACGTCCAATGCCAATTGAATATGCCTTATCAAATGGCTTTGGCTTCGGTGGAGTCAACGCCAGCCTAATTTTCAAGCGCTGGCAAAGCTAAGTTAAATGATGAAGGATGAGTGATGAAGAGGAGAAGAGTTGATAAATTATAAGGGATACAAGGATGAGGATTTAGCTTTTGACTGATATTCACAGTTAATAATCAAGTATTTTATTTTGAGCAATTTGAAATTTGTGAATATGGCGAAATTCCTTTGGAGTGTCCACATAGGTTGATCGTTTATCATCTGGTCGTTAGTGAGATCAAGTTTCAACTCAGCAAAATGATTAAACAATAAAAACCCTCGCTGGATGTTGTCCAGCGAGGGTTCTGTGGAGCGGTACGCATCCTCCTACGTTCCCACAGCGGGTGCTGCAGTAGCCTCGGTGTGTGTCGCGTTCACGGCCTGGTTCGGGATGGAGCAGCGTGGGGCACAACCACCTCGAC is a window of Herpetosiphon gulosus DNA encoding:
- the fabF gene encoding beta-ketoacyl-ACP synthase II, giving the protein MRRVVITGMGIVSPLGCGVDLVWQRLLAGQSGIGPLPEQISAGLASTIGGMVPSLADDPQAGFEPSAVANSKELRKMDRFIVLGLAAAAEALQQAQWQPQTTEAQERTATLIASCVGGFSTITQAVRTLDSKGPQRLSPFTVPAFLINLAAGHISIRYGFRGPIAAPVTACAASLQAIGDGARLIHSGEADVAVCGGTEAALDPVSLGGFAAARALATEFNDRPSLASRPFDQARDGFVMSEGAGVLVLEDLDHALARGATPLVELVGYGTTADAYHITSGPEDGSGAARAMRLALRQAQISASDVQHLNAHATSTQVGDRGELAAIKQVFGENSGLVVSATKSSTGHLLGAAGAVEAIFTALAIRDQIAPATLNLEDPDPASVGIDLVAKEPRPMPIEYALSNGFGFGGVNASLIFKRWQS